CCCGCTTTTTTGGTCTGTTCCATAACGGAAACCGCTGTCTGCAGAGGCACATCGCGGTCACCACGAATCACCACAGCGGTGTCGGAAGAAAGCATACCTCGCAGTTTCTGCTCCAGACCGGATAAGTGCACTTGCTGCCCCGCCACAAACAAACGCCCATCGCGGGTAATCGCCACAGCCACCTCGTCTTTCTCCCGGGTGGTGGTACTGGCTGCGGCCGGCAGACGCACACCGATACCGTCCTCCTCGATAAAATGCGTCGTAAGCAGGAAAAAGACCAGCAAAAGAAACACGATATCGATCAGGGGAGTCAGGTTCAACCCTGTCGACTGAGAGCGAACCGGGATATCCATCACCTGGCCTCCCTGCCAGCACCGACAGCTGCCTGCGTTT
This DNA window, taken from Syntrophotalea carbinolica DSM 2380, encodes the following:
- a CDS encoding ExbD/TolR family protein, with the translated sequence MDIPVRSQSTGLNLTPLIDIVFLLLVFFLLTTHFIEEDGIGVRLPAAASTTTREKDEVAVAITRDGRLFVAGQQVHLSGLEQKLRGMLSSDTAVVIRGDRDVPLQTAVSVMEQTKKAGAARIVVATLEEAGAP